A window of the Molothrus ater isolate BHLD 08-10-18 breed brown headed cowbird chromosome 16, BPBGC_Mater_1.1, whole genome shotgun sequence genome harbors these coding sequences:
- the TMEM114 gene encoding transmembrane protein 114: protein MRVNLGALSLFVALVGLSSFIFLVVAIATDFWYIIDASKLEASQNGTDALSSHSGLWRTCRVRSECYPLINPFWHENANITESHRQLLYMHGTFVILMPLSLILMIFGGMTGFISILARAYLLLLMTGLLFLFGALVTLTGISVYIAYSAAAFQEAVCLLRSKDLLVEIDIRFGWSLALVWISFVAEVLTGAVFLLAARVVALKRQREQAL from the exons aTGAGGGTTAACTTGGGCGCGCTCTCCCTCTTCGTGGCCCTGGTGGGACTTTCGAGCTTCATCTTCCTCGTGGTGGCCATCGCCACCGACTTCTGGTACATCATCGATGCCTCCAAGCTGGAGGCGTCCCAGAACGGCACGGACGCGCTCAGCTCGCACTCGGGGCTCTGGCGGACCTGCCGCG TGAGGAGTGAATGTTACCCTTTGATAAACCCCTTCTGGCACGAGAATGCGAACATCACCGAGTCACACAGACAGCTTTTGT aCATGCATGGAACATTTGTCATCCTGATGCCCCTCAGCCTGATACTGATGATTTTTGGAGGAATGACTGGATTCATCAGTATTCTTGCCAGGGCCTACCTGCTGCTCCTAATGACTggactgcttttcctttttggag CTCTCGTTACCCTGACAGGGATCAGTGTCTATATTGCATattcagctgctgccttccaAGAAGCTGTTTGCCTGCTGAGGAGCAAGGATCTCCTGGTGGAAATCGACATCAGGTTTGGCTGGTCCCTGGCACTGGTCTGGATCTCCTTTGTGGCAGAAGTGCTCACTGGGGCCGTgttcctgctggcagcaagAGTGGTGGCTCTGAAACGGCAGCGTGAGCAGGCTCTGTGA
- the METTL22 gene encoding methyltransferase-like protein 22 isoform X1: protein MADLAEEEMDNPTFRSDTVLSDVHLHCPSKRHLMVRLNAVGQPVFLSYFKLLWSTEDLASGKHVREITAGKEQQSRSGDELCDKDRSNVKEEGELNSEGVEALLDDDGDLEVVRRPRSASDLQAEDLLRDIVCPVILVKGKEDAFEDEEQECTYSDVVKIEHTMATPLEDVGKQVWRAAFLLADHILFQRDTFRGCCVLELGGGTGITSIIMGAVAKRVYCTDVGEDLLAMCEQNVALNKHLMEPGGGEIKVKELDWLKDEFCTDPEAPYSWSEEEIADLLDHCSVIMAADVFYDDDLTDALFRTLYRITHNLRNSCTVYLALEKRLNFTLRHMDITCEAYSHFRNTLNDLENLQDGKMKYTVEHIKPDFCQFLVYERIEQLELWKIVAEHLT, encoded by the exons ATGGCAGATTTagcagaggaggagatggaTAACCCCACGTTCAGGAGTGACACTGTGCTGTCTGATGTTCACTTGCACTGCCCAAGCAAAAGGCACCTCATGGTACGACTGAATGCAGTTGGACAGCCAG TATTCCTGTCATATTTCAAACTCCTTTGGAGCACAGAAGATTTGGCATCTGGGAAACACGTGAGAGAAATTACTGCAGGAAAagaacagcagagcagaagtgGAGATGAACTGTGTGACAAGGACAGGAGTAACGTGAAAGAAGAAGGAGAATTAAATAGTGAAGGAGTAGAAGCTCTGCTAGATGATGATGGAGACTTGGAAGTGGTCAGAAGGCCTCGAAGTGCCTCTGATTTGCAAGCAGAGGATCTTTTGCGGGATATAGTGTGCCCTGTAATTCTggtgaaaggaaaggaagatgcTTTTGAAGATGAAGAGCAGGAGTGCACTTACAGTGATGTTGTTAAAATAG AACACACCATGGCAACCCCCTTGGAAGATGTTGGTAAACAA GTGTGGCGTGCTGCCTTCCTTCTGGCTGATCACATTCTCTTTCAAAGGGACACGTTCAGGGGTTGCTGTGTGCTGGAGCTTGGAGGTGGCACTGGAATTACCAGCATTATCATGGGAGCAGTTGCCAAGAGAGTTTATTGCACAG ACGTTGGTGAAGATCTCCTGGCCATGTGTGAGCAAAATGTTGCATTAAACAAGCACCTGATGGAGCCAGGAG GAGGGGAAATTAAAGTGAAAGAACTGGATTGGCTGAAAGATGAATTCTGCACTG ATCCTGAAGCTCCTTATAGCTGGTCTGAAGAAGAGATTGCTGATTTGCTTGATCACTGTTCTGTGATAATGGCAGCTGATG tgttCTATGATGATGACCTGACAGATGCCTTGTTCAGAACTCTGTATAGAATCACACACAACTTGAGAAATTCTTGCACAGTTTACTTAGCACTGGAAAAGAG GCTGAACTTCACTTTAAGACATATGGATATTACATGTGAAGCCTACAGTCACTTTAGAAATACTCTAAATGATCTGGAGAACCTCCaagatggaaaaatgaaatatacaGTGGAGCACATTAAACCTGATTTCTGCCAGTTCCTTGTTTATGAACGGATTGAGCAGTTG GAATTGTGGAAGATCGTGGCTGAACACCTAACGTGA
- the METTL22 gene encoding methyltransferase-like protein 22 isoform X2 produces the protein MADLAEEEMDNPTFRSDTVLSDVHLHCPSKRHLMVRLNAVGQPEDLASGKHVREITAGKEQQSRSGDELCDKDRSNVKEEGELNSEGVEALLDDDGDLEVVRRPRSASDLQAEDLLRDIVCPVILVKGKEDAFEDEEQECTYSDVVKIEHTMATPLEDVGKQVWRAAFLLADHILFQRDTFRGCCVLELGGGTGITSIIMGAVAKRVYCTDVGEDLLAMCEQNVALNKHLMEPGGGEIKVKELDWLKDEFCTDPEAPYSWSEEEIADLLDHCSVIMAADVFYDDDLTDALFRTLYRITHNLRNSCTVYLALEKRLNFTLRHMDITCEAYSHFRNTLNDLENLQDGKMKYTVEHIKPDFCQFLVYERIEQLELWKIVAEHLT, from the exons ATGGCAGATTTagcagaggaggagatggaTAACCCCACGTTCAGGAGTGACACTGTGCTGTCTGATGTTCACTTGCACTGCCCAAGCAAAAGGCACCTCATGGTACGACTGAATGCAGTTGGACAGCCAG AAGATTTGGCATCTGGGAAACACGTGAGAGAAATTACTGCAGGAAAagaacagcagagcagaagtgGAGATGAACTGTGTGACAAGGACAGGAGTAACGTGAAAGAAGAAGGAGAATTAAATAGTGAAGGAGTAGAAGCTCTGCTAGATGATGATGGAGACTTGGAAGTGGTCAGAAGGCCTCGAAGTGCCTCTGATTTGCAAGCAGAGGATCTTTTGCGGGATATAGTGTGCCCTGTAATTCTggtgaaaggaaaggaagatgcTTTTGAAGATGAAGAGCAGGAGTGCACTTACAGTGATGTTGTTAAAATAG AACACACCATGGCAACCCCCTTGGAAGATGTTGGTAAACAA GTGTGGCGTGCTGCCTTCCTTCTGGCTGATCACATTCTCTTTCAAAGGGACACGTTCAGGGGTTGCTGTGTGCTGGAGCTTGGAGGTGGCACTGGAATTACCAGCATTATCATGGGAGCAGTTGCCAAGAGAGTTTATTGCACAG ACGTTGGTGAAGATCTCCTGGCCATGTGTGAGCAAAATGTTGCATTAAACAAGCACCTGATGGAGCCAGGAG GAGGGGAAATTAAAGTGAAAGAACTGGATTGGCTGAAAGATGAATTCTGCACTG ATCCTGAAGCTCCTTATAGCTGGTCTGAAGAAGAGATTGCTGATTTGCTTGATCACTGTTCTGTGATAATGGCAGCTGATG tgttCTATGATGATGACCTGACAGATGCCTTGTTCAGAACTCTGTATAGAATCACACACAACTTGAGAAATTCTTGCACAGTTTACTTAGCACTGGAAAAGAG GCTGAACTTCACTTTAAGACATATGGATATTACATGTGAAGCCTACAGTCACTTTAGAAATACTCTAAATGATCTGGAGAACCTCCaagatggaaaaatgaaatatacaGTGGAGCACATTAAACCTGATTTCTGCCAGTTCCTTGTTTATGAACGGATTGAGCAGTTG GAATTGTGGAAGATCGTGGCTGAACACCTAACGTGA